The following coding sequences are from one Triticum aestivum cultivar Chinese Spring chromosome 5A, IWGSC CS RefSeq v2.1, whole genome shotgun sequence window:
- the LOC123101127 gene encoding uncharacterized protein, producing the protein MDGDGFDVWGSQPSASGPATHAGLDLNSQAPVSEGFPGLGLYGAFLQSDDDELLPGRVRGSGLPPYRPPYARRLNFGGSSAAAASRGGGNGGVFLGGSSSGVGGGVRQRANSAAAAPSRRNQRTGTAFSGGDVRQRANSAAAAPSRQAPRSAVRAQASGSGAPFDNGDEELKDDVEEFASSGGPSNCALSNVQQEHIMV; encoded by the exons ATGGATGGAGACGGCTTCGACGTTTGGGGTTCGCAGCcatcggcaagcggccctgctacccatgccggtctcgacctcaactcgcaagcaccggtgtcggaggggttcccggggcttgggctctacggagccttcctccagagcgatgatgacgagctcctccctgggcgcgtcaggggctccgggctccctccctatcgccCACCCTACGCCCGGCGACTGAACTTCGGCGGCTCCTCGGCGGCGGCAGCCAGTCGCGGAggaggaaacggtggcgtgttcctTGGCGGGTCGTCGTCGGGGGTAGGCGGCGGTGTTCGGCAGCGCGCCAACTCGGCCGCCGCGGCACCTAGCCGCCGTAACCAGCGCACCGGCACGGCGTTCAGTGGCGGCGACGTTCGGCAGCGCGCCAACTCGGCCGCCGCGGCACCCAGCCGCCAGGCACCGAGGAGTGCTGTCCGTGCGCAAGCATCCGGCTCTGGCGCTCCCTTTGACAATGGTGATGAAGAATTGAAGGATGACGTGGAAGAGTTTGCGAGCTCCGGAGGTCCCTCG AATTGTGCATTGAGCAACGTGCAGCAGGAACATATAATGGTGTAA
- the LOC123106328 gene encoding uncharacterized protein → MTAEGYQAVMDGLLARRGLVYSRVQVKNQIGVLKNTHSFWRYMQVHTGLGRKPDGTIDADSEFWITQTEKKPYLRKLQWGPPANEELLDQLFRGCTVDGSTAFVPGDDYGQTQGQDAGAEEEFQGTPTSTSNQRRQRGKWSLSTSSTLTSPLKKSKSPMVKIVKDIANTYKESVAANTKQMQKRANEKAAFSVKRCQELAFECGVQQIVDSVYAMSKMFETEYQREFFCGQLTPELRLGYFKKWCRDNNLE, encoded by the exons ATGACTGCTGAAGGGTACCAAGCTGTTATGGACGGCTTACTTGCTAGAAGGGGGTTGGTGTATTCCCGTGTGCAGGTGAAGAACCAGATAGGCGTACTCAAAAACACCCACTCCTTTTGGCGATACATGCAAGTGCACACAGGGTTGGGGAGGAAACCAGATGGAACCATTGATGCCGACTCTGAGTTCTGGATAACACAGACAGAG AAAAAGCCATACCTAAGGAAGTTGCAGTGGGGTCCTCCAGCAAACGAGGAGTTGCTTGATCAACTGTTCAGAGGTTGCACCGTGGATGGAAGCACAGCCTTTGTGCCTGGAGATGATTATGGTCAGACTCAAGGGCAAGATGCAGGGGCAGAAGAGGAGTTTCAAGGAACACCTACAAGTACAAGCAACCAGAGGAGACAGAGGGGCAAGTGGTCATTAAGCACTTCAAGCACTTTGACTAGTCCATTGAAGAAGAGCAAGAGCCCAATGGTGAAAATTGTCAAGGACATAGCCAATACCTACAAGGAGTCTGTCGCAGCCAACACTAAGCAAATGCAGAAACGTGCAAATGAGAAGGCTGCATTTTCTGTGAAGAGGTGTCAGGAGCTGGCATTTGAGTGCGGTGTTCAGCAAATAGTTGACTCTGTCTATGCTATGTCCAAGATGTTCGAAACGGAGTACCAAAGGGAGTTCTTTTGTGGCCAATTAACTCCTGAGCTTAGGTTGGGTTACTTCAAGAAATGGTGCAGAGACAACAATTTGGAGTAG